From Rhopalosiphum padi isolate XX-2018 chromosome 2, ASM2088224v1, whole genome shotgun sequence:
gtttaattattcagtatattatgatgacaacatagaaaattataagttatgcgattataatattattcatgtcTAACTCGTAATAGtatattgttttaacttttCATTCGCCTTGAAAGTAAAATGTGGGCGTAGGtagtttatttcatatttcatgaTGGATAATACAACTACCCTATTTTCTGtaactattattaatgaaaaaaaaaaccgatttcattatattttatagttattatatctattatctacagattaaaataaattgtattttgtatttgcaTCAAAATAACATCACTAAACAATTTGAACATTTCCTTGATTGATTTAACTGTTTGATTTTGTATAAAAGACCATACTtcgtattatttcattataaagaaATTAGTTTCATTTTACTGaagttaaattaataggtattaaaatacaatttttttattaattactctaAATAGatagttgttataattaataattaagttaataattttaggtaACTAATTGAAAACTTAGAATACTTTAATACTATTAGTagggtgattatttttttttcgtatctctccctttatttaataaaataaaataatcaattaaagtATTTAGTGGTTATTAAATGATGATTTtagcaattaattattattttagaaatgtgacattattttgatattataaatagataaatattatttatttgtagaataaatattatgttgtaacgTTTGAAAAATGATTTCAGTATGTTAGACGTAGAAGAAAAATGTAGTAAactgaacataatatatgaacagCCAACATCACCACAGTCACCACAAAGAGAACAGAGAGAGGAATGGGGTAACAAACTTGACTTTTTGTTCTCGTGTATTAGTGTATCTGTTGGCTTAGGAAACGTGTGGAGATTTCCATACTTGTGCTACAAACATGGCGGGGGTAAGTTATTgattacttcaatttttttaaactttattatatgttatgtttaGTTAAATACTATCATATTTTCTCTATTTCGAAGTATTTATTTGTCTTTTAACACAAAAGAGTCAGATACATCACTATAGGGAACTAAGGAAGCGCTCtgtataattctaataaatctAACATTCTAACAATAcaagcatacattttattatagtataacattatatttaataacaattatatttcattacctacctatttaatttaaatatgaattgtgagtaaattaaaaaaagtttaattatgttgattttttcatgctatattgttatatacttcgaaatatacttaaacaaattagtttaataagacaacaataataatattatttaatgccaAACTATTTTTGTGACTTGTGTTGAccgaaacaataattataatagtataatactattattataaaaatgttttactataatatcatttaatttttttaattaccaagtggtcttattgctattatattaaaactaataatagacaatagttacattataattatctaataaattaataaatcatgtaCTCATTCGTTGTAAATAgtctaattattatactatttacaaattatttccaaaatatgTACCCACGTATTTAGAGGTAGTTGATTAAAaaggataatatatataataacataactaacttaaattaaaattataataatcattgataatatttaagttgtaactataaatactttttgtaaCTGAATCTACACGTGACTGTGCAATCACATTTTTATTGTCAGTTTAAAACTGACTAATTGTAGATAGGTATTGTAATACGTTATTTTACCGCAgataaacagtatattatagaaatcttgatttataaaatgttagatttATTTACAATAGAAAACAATGCTATCGTGTATAATTTGATTCTTTAGTTAAATGATGCTTTAtagtttaacttttttttaatgttacgcggttttgaaattaaaacaccGATACTCAACACTGATTATATAACGCCTTATGcctttaatagtatatatatatattatatatatgcattatatgttatttatttttagcggTTAAAACAATACTtttcttacataaaaaaaatgttttatatacaataaactaaataatatgtatcatatagttgatattataatattatgttttatcgttttatgtaataaaataaaagaacacgAACTgaaattttactgtatttttcaaaatatatgaaaGCTTCTTGTCAACGTTCCAATGAAAAAGAATTTTAGTTGCAGTCAGTTTATGGATGTAAATGGTTAGTGTTGATTGTACTTCGATTTTATACCTAATGAAGGGTATTTTCTTGAATATGACTAACGAGCAAGCCATATATTAGTTACATATCCCACGTTTGTGtttggattttaaatttataagcaataataCACTtctatgttttacaaaaaaaataattaaaaataaaatcaatcctaatttttacaataaattgtggcaatatatgttaaaaaaattcatattaaatggTTTTCAGTGTTTTCACTACTTAACGAGATTGATAATGAATAATTGTGAaggtattttactaaaaaaaaaatgtattatttaaattctgaaatattattacatcataactatttaaattaatggtgtgattcaaaatattttagggGCATTTTTAGTGACTTACTTTATAGCCATGATATTTTGTGGAATACCGATTTTTTTTCAAGAAGTGGCTATCGGACAGTATTTGGGTTCTGGCGGGATGACGTTGGTTGGAAAGTTATGTCCAATACTTtctggtaaaaatattatttcattgaatacCTAATaccaaaagtattttttataatttaatttttattttatccattttacttttaatcaatgttacaagtattttaatatagaattatatgtCGTTTAGGTACTGGTTACGCTACAATGACTATAGTTTTCTTATTGGATGTGTATTATTGCGTTATTGTAGCATGGACATTTTTTTACTTGGCAAGTTGTTTCATATCATATCCAACTTTGCCGTGGGAAAATTGTAGTaagaactaatatttattaaataattacttaagaTTTCATTGTATTGAAAAGTcaaccaaaatattaaattattgtttcagACAATTGGTGGAACACAAACAATTGTTTGATGCCAAATAGTGTTAATATAACCCACGAGCCTTTTAGTACGGATACAATAAAACGTATGTTTAATACATCTTTGACGCTCAATCACAATATAGATTCGTGGAAtcaaatgtatttcaataaaacgaATGAATTACAaggtaatattttcaaaaacgatgGTCAACTTACGGAATTCTGTCATACTATTAAGTCGTTATCGTATGCTGATGTTTCATTAAATTTCACCGACATGGAAACAAATATTTCGTCTGTCCTTCGTCCAGGACAAGGTGTTGACTTTTTGAATCAACTTcgaaattgttttaatgtaaCGACTGTGACACCAGCTGAAGAGTATTGGGAGTGCGTGAAGTGCatcaaaatgttcaattttgcCAAATTTTCATTGGTTGGAATATTGTTGTAGGAGAAGAGTGCTTATGCTGACAAGTGGTATTGAAAATATCGGAGGAATGCAGTGGGAACTATTGTGCTTATTAGGAGTATCGTGGATCTTGATTTATACCATATTGGGCAAAGGTCTTAGTCAGAGTGGaaaggtaataaactaataagtaataactatgaataataatccgaaatttctaaaaaagtgtattattttaatgataaatagatAGTGTGGTTCATTGCAATGTTTCCATATTTAATAATGGGAGCATTACTGATTAGAGCAGTGACGCTAGAAGGAGCTGGTGAAGGTATTAGGTACTTAGTCACTCCAAGATGGGAGAGTCTCTTGAATTCAGACACATGGATAGAAGGGACAACACAAATATTCTTTGGCTATAGTGTTGGTGTTGGCACTTTACCAGCTCTCGGATCATTCAACCGATTTCATCACAATTGTTATAGGTACGAATATTTTATCACAAAGTGTATAATGATACATTGATatgaatttcttaaaattattttatagggaTGCAGTATTAACTTGTGTTATTAACACGCTCACGTCTATCATACCCAGTGTAATAACATTCAGTATATTAGGTTTTATTGCTGCTTCTCAGGGAGCTACGGTTAGCGATGTCGTGGAAAGTGGACCTGGTTTGGTATTTATAACTTATCCACAAGTGGTGCTTCAGTTACCAGGGGCCAGAATATGGGCAGTTGTATTCTTCGTCATGCTTGCTGTAGGTATGGCAGCTTAATTACTTGAGTGAACTTTTGTACGACATATATGTAAAAATTCATTCTGATTTGTTGGGTTTAGATGATTGGTATTGATAGTGAGTTCTGCAATGTCGAATCATTTATAACCGGACTGACGGATAAGTGGCCTAAGTATTTACACACTAAACGAAAAACTTTCACTTTGTTGGTGTGTATAGGTATGTTTGTGCTAAGTTCGTCCATGGTGACTAacgtaagtaaatataaaattgtacttGAGAACTAATATAATGATTTCACTACATACGAGATACGTATTGTTACGataaacatgtatatttatacatttcagggcggaatgtatatatttcaattaatggaTACATATTCAGCATCCGGAATATCGTTGCTTTGGGTGTGTTTCTTTCAGACTATAGCCATTTCATGGTTTTTTGGAGCTGATAGATTTCGCGAATGCGTCAATCAAATGCTCGGTTTTCGACCAAATTTGTTCTGGTATATCTGTTGGGTGTATCTTGCACCTTTCGTCATGATTGTaagatttatctatattttgtatgacataacattaacatataaaatccaaatttaatattttacagacggtatttatatttttcatcatcAAGTATGAACCAGTAAAGTATGGGAATCATTATACATATCCATGGTGGGGTGAAGGATTAGGAATAACAATATCGTTGATTTCCATGATCTGGATACCACTATATGCTGTTTACTACTTAATGACGGAACCGGGGACTTTTAAACAAGTAAGattgttaaatatacatacctataaaatatattggttataaatatataagtttgttttattaaattatgattgtgTTTTTAGAAGCTCGAACGTGGTTTTACACCTATTCCAGAAGTCAAATGCAGAACTAAgataaaaaaagaaactaaaaaCATCATTGATAGAAGAATTAACATACAATTAATGGAATGTAGTGCGTTGGTTTACAGCTGTGACAATaatgatagtaaaaatatatgaacacCAATTTTAGT
This genomic window contains:
- the LOC132922205 gene encoding sodium- and chloride-dependent GABA transporter 1-like isoform X1 — translated: MSHNNKNDNLITNHGSHLVALKRSNMLDVEEKCSKLNIIYEQPTSPQSPQREQREEWGNKLDFLFSCISVSVGLGNVWRFPYLCYKHGGGAFLVTYFIAMIFCGIPIFFQEVAIGQYLGSGGMTLVGKLCPILSGTGYATMTIVFLLDVYYCVIVAWTFFYLASCFISYPTLPWENCNNWWNTNNCLMPNSVNITHEPFSTDTIKRMFNTSLTLNHNIDSWNQMYFNKTNELQGNIFKNDGQLTEFCHTIKSLSYADVSLNFTDMETNISSVLRPGQGVDFLNQLRNCFNVTTVTPAEEYWERRVLMLTSGIENIGGMQWELLCLLGVSWILIYTILGKGLSQSGKIVWFIAMFPYLIMGALLIRAVTLEGAGEGIRYLVTPRWESLLNSDTWIEGTTQIFFGYSVGVGTLPALGSFNRFHHNCYRDAVLTCVINTLTSIIPSVITFSILGFIAASQGATVSDVVESGPGLVFITYPQVVLQLPGARIWAVVFFVMLAMIGIDSEFCNVESFITGLTDKWPKYLHTKRKTFTLLVCIGMFVLSSSMVTNGGMYIFQLMDTYSASGISLLWVCFFQTIAISWFFGADRFRECVNQMLGFRPNLFWYICWVYLAPFVMITVFIFFIIKYEPVKYGNHYTYPWWGEGLGITISLISMIWIPLYAVYYLMTEPGTFKQKLERGFTPIPEVKCRTKIKKETKNIIDRRINIQLMECSALVYSCDNNDSKNI
- the LOC132922205 gene encoding sodium- and chloride-dependent GABA transporter 1-like isoform X2; translated protein: MLDVEEKCSKLNIIYEQPTSPQSPQREQREEWGNKLDFLFSCISVSVGLGNVWRFPYLCYKHGGGAFLVTYFIAMIFCGIPIFFQEVAIGQYLGSGGMTLVGKLCPILSGTGYATMTIVFLLDVYYCVIVAWTFFYLASCFISYPTLPWENCNNWWNTNNCLMPNSVNITHEPFSTDTIKRMFNTSLTLNHNIDSWNQMYFNKTNELQGNIFKNDGQLTEFCHTIKSLSYADVSLNFTDMETNISSVLRPGQGVDFLNQLRNCFNVTTVTPAEEYWERRVLMLTSGIENIGGMQWELLCLLGVSWILIYTILGKGLSQSGKIVWFIAMFPYLIMGALLIRAVTLEGAGEGIRYLVTPRWESLLNSDTWIEGTTQIFFGYSVGVGTLPALGSFNRFHHNCYRDAVLTCVINTLTSIIPSVITFSILGFIAASQGATVSDVVESGPGLVFITYPQVVLQLPGARIWAVVFFVMLAMIGIDSEFCNVESFITGLTDKWPKYLHTKRKTFTLLVCIGMFVLSSSMVTNGGMYIFQLMDTYSASGISLLWVCFFQTIAISWFFGADRFRECVNQMLGFRPNLFWYICWVYLAPFVMITVFIFFIIKYEPVKYGNHYTYPWWGEGLGITISLISMIWIPLYAVYYLMTEPGTFKQKLERGFTPIPEVKCRTKIKKETKNIIDRRINIQLMECSALVYSCDNNDSKNI